In the genome of Saprospira sp. CCB-QB6, one region contains:
- a CDS encoding TlpA family protein disulfide reductase: MNIKLSELIIIPIVITLVWVGFRWYRQPGVTSGTPAPEFAGQLASGDSLRLSDLRGQWVLLDFWGSWCAPCRQSNPQLRRLYDKYHGAKFSKGENFTILSVGIETSKEAWLAAIEKDGLIWPHHVSDLSRFNDHVAALYGIKEVPTTILVNPDGNILGINMDYDNVNAQLSRFLAKEEVQ; the protein is encoded by the coding sequence ATGAATATTAAACTATCAGAGCTCATTATCATTCCCATTGTTATTACCCTAGTCTGGGTAGGATTTCGTTGGTATCGTCAGCCTGGAGTAACATCGGGTACGCCTGCGCCAGAGTTTGCGGGCCAATTGGCTAGTGGAGATAGCCTGCGTTTATCGGATTTGCGGGGACAATGGGTTTTATTGGACTTTTGGGGGAGTTGGTGTGCGCCTTGTCGGCAGTCTAATCCTCAACTTCGTCGTCTTTACGACAAATATCATGGGGCCAAATTCTCGAAAGGGGAAAACTTTACCATTTTGAGTGTAGGCATTGAGACCAGCAAAGAGGCTTGGTTGGCCGCCATCGAAAAAGATGGCTTGATTTGGCCACATCATGTATCGGACCTCAGTCGCTTTAATGACCATGTGGCCGCTCTTTATGGAATAAAAGAAGTGCCCACCACCATTTTGGTCAATCCCGACGGTAACATCTTGGGCATCAACATGGATTACGACAATGTGAATGCGCAATTATCCCGTTTTTTGGCAAAAGAAGAGGTTCAATAG
- a CDS encoding ABC transporter permease subunit, which translates to MFLYTIKRLLLFIPSFFMVSLLVFGLSRLVEGDPVDIILNKGGDDSPFASEQAYRQKSRELGLDRPAFYFRLSSKAYPKDLYQLQPQRHRELLARLMNQYGAAEYCMAYYQQLKNWEHLYYKEKVAFSYEEKGQLDQLKEELWLRYEEQPLDILLDSLALKTAKVAPLSLALDSVRQALHQLRRGARPNETLIPQLYVYGFNNQYHVWMFGDYPYFSAPDSSVHHRLNSCYAELGQLNLVIDSLNKAARRLSFQLAQVDSNAQAPFLAQLAALEEEKQSLDQHYQQLALERDSLLPLREVYASRGLIRGDLGISYQDQRPVLLKIWEALRWTLLMNLLAILISYGVSVPLGVEMASWRYRPTAYYSFLSPLQLIFGALLALCFYLQLMELVPAAVWAIVPLQLAFIGLNYRAFLKKWGRSFGPELRRFAQALIRGRFLDISEYSLLFLQLAYLWFWVLIFLSWGLQPLWLKFGVLLLPLFFFLGPWRGSWRFSRKNGLELVGDQRDKLSSNFLFLLYSLPSFWLASLLVVFLTTATYGAHYDWFPTQGLPDSNVFSWSLLGQYLYHLFLPIFAVTYGSFAYLSRQMRSAMLQVLAQDYIRTARAKGLRRQEVYWGHAFRNALFPLITLFSAVFPRALAGAIAIELIFDINGMGLLVIDAIRAYDWPLVFGVTLMAALLTILGNLVADLLYAWVDPRIKY; encoded by the coding sequence ATGTTCTTATATACCATTAAACGGCTGTTGCTGTTTATTCCTAGCTTTTTTATGGTTTCACTGCTTGTCTTTGGCCTTAGTCGGTTAGTAGAAGGCGACCCTGTTGATATCATCCTGAATAAAGGAGGAGATGACAGTCCCTTTGCTTCTGAGCAAGCTTATCGACAAAAAAGTAGAGAGCTAGGATTAGACCGCCCTGCCTTTTATTTTCGGTTAAGCTCCAAGGCTTATCCTAAAGATTTATATCAATTGCAGCCGCAGCGGCATAGAGAATTACTTGCTCGCTTGATGAATCAGTATGGCGCAGCGGAATATTGTATGGCCTATTATCAACAGTTGAAAAATTGGGAGCATTTATACTATAAAGAGAAAGTTGCTTTTTCCTATGAAGAAAAAGGGCAACTAGATCAGCTCAAAGAGGAGCTTTGGCTACGTTATGAAGAGCAACCTTTAGATATTTTACTTGATAGCTTGGCCCTCAAAACAGCTAAAGTGGCTCCTTTATCTTTGGCCCTAGATAGTGTTCGGCAAGCTTTGCATCAGTTGCGGAGAGGGGCTAGGCCTAATGAAACCCTAATCCCTCAACTCTACGTTTATGGCTTCAATAATCAGTACCATGTTTGGATGTTTGGGGATTACCCCTACTTCTCGGCCCCTGATAGTAGCGTACATCATCGCCTAAATAGTTGTTATGCAGAATTGGGGCAGCTCAATTTGGTAATAGATAGCTTGAATAAGGCGGCAAGGCGGTTAAGTTTTCAGCTGGCGCAAGTAGACAGCAATGCCCAAGCACCTTTTTTGGCCCAATTGGCTGCATTGGAGGAAGAAAAACAAAGCTTAGATCAGCACTATCAGCAGTTGGCCCTAGAGCGAGATAGTTTGTTGCCCTTGCGCGAGGTTTATGCTAGCCGAGGTTTAATTCGAGGAGATTTGGGCATTTCTTATCAGGATCAACGACCTGTTTTGCTCAAGATTTGGGAGGCCTTGCGTTGGACCCTGCTCATGAATTTATTGGCCATTCTCATTTCTTATGGGGTTTCGGTCCCTTTGGGGGTAGAGATGGCCAGTTGGCGATATCGCCCCACGGCTTATTATTCCTTTTTATCGCCTTTGCAGCTTATTTTTGGGGCTTTGTTGGCGCTTTGCTTTTATTTGCAATTGATGGAGCTTGTTCCTGCTGCAGTTTGGGCCATTGTTCCCTTACAATTGGCTTTTATTGGCTTAAATTATCGAGCATTTTTAAAGAAATGGGGACGATCTTTTGGTCCAGAGCTTCGTCGCTTTGCCCAAGCCCTCATTCGAGGCCGCTTTTTGGATATTAGTGAATATAGTTTGCTCTTTTTACAGCTGGCCTATCTATGGTTTTGGGTCTTAATCTTTTTGAGCTGGGGCTTACAACCGCTTTGGTTAAAGTTTGGCGTATTGCTTTTGCCCCTCTTCTTCTTCTTGGGGCCTTGGCGCGGCAGTTGGCGGTTTTCCAGAAAGAACGGTTTAGAGTTGGTGGGCGATCAGCGGGATAAATTGAGTAGTAATTTTCTCTTTTTGCTTTATTCTTTGCCCTCCTTTTGGCTGGCGAGTTTGTTGGTCGTCTTTCTAACTACTGCCACCTATGGAGCCCATTACGATTGGTTTCCCACCCAAGGTTTGCCCGATAGTAATGTCTTTTCTTGGAGCCTATTGGGCCAATATCTCTATCATCTTTTCTTGCCCATTTTTGCGGTTACCTATGGTTCCTTTGCCTATCTCTCTCGGCAGATGCGTTCGGCCATGTTGCAGGTATTGGCTCAGGATTATATCCGTACGGCTCGGGCAAAAGGCTTGCGTCGGCAAGAGGTGTATTGGGGCCATGCTTTCCGCAATGCTTTATTTCCCTTGATTACCTTATTTAGCGCTGTATTTCCCAGAGCATTGGCGGGAGCTATAGCCATTGAGTTAATTTTTGACATCAATGGGATGGGGCTTTTGGTCATTGATGCCATTCGGGCCTATGATTGGCCTTTGGTTTTTGGGGTCACCTTAATGGCGGCCTTGCTGACCATCTTGGGCAACTTGGTGGCCGACCTTCTTTATGCTTGGGTAGATCCGCGGATCAAGTATTAA
- a CDS encoding 3-hydroxyacyl-CoA dehydrogenase NAD-binding domain-containing protein: MIYYKKDSEGIVSLTLDKSGERVNTINPQIAKAFLPVLDHLEADKSLKGVIILSAKRSFLAGGDLDFLHRAEDPAKIFEHTDLLGEIYRRFERLKVPVVAAINGAALGSGFELVLACHYRIALDHPRTLLGLPELSLGMIPGGGGIIRLMWMLGLEEAYKFISSSRLIHVKEALQRGIIDEAVERPEDLIRHAKRWILSSPCIEKPWDAEDRIAKESNPKHPKTAERIAKLSSELIAKTRNNYPALLSLLNCMAEGASVDFDAATRINARYFTAMIMSKNCRNQTKAFWYDLNKIKQGMSRPKGFGRFRARKIGVIGAGQMGSGIAYVAAMQGIEVLLRDVSKRLAEQGKNNAREKLSRLEKSGKMTTEQAQEILDRIQTTSDMREMEDCDLVIEAVFENRALKQRIIKEVELEMQQHSFLATNTASLQVSDLAEASIQPENYIGMHFFSPLARIPLVEIIVGKKTADETVARAFDFVLQLRKTPIIVQDRPAFFVSRVASTYFMEGILLLKEGQGPAAIENAGLQAGMPMGPLAFADNLGFKYIISAEEQAAQQLDGRYQASPAIAVLQEMLVQERYGKARNGGFYNYKEEPARLWPALKENFPLAQEQLQPKDLQDRLLFIQCLEAVRCLEEGVIQNSYDANLGSIYGWGFAPFKGGVIQFINDYGLREFVARAEVLAQRFGPRFKPSATLLEMAEQDTNFL; the protein is encoded by the coding sequence ATGATATATTACAAGAAAGATAGTGAGGGGATTGTTAGCCTCACCTTAGATAAAAGCGGCGAGCGAGTCAATACCATTAACCCACAGATTGCCAAGGCTTTTTTGCCTGTATTGGACCATCTGGAAGCCGATAAAAGCTTGAAGGGCGTAATTATTTTGTCGGCCAAACGCTCTTTTTTGGCGGGTGGCGATCTAGATTTTTTGCATCGGGCCGAGGACCCTGCTAAAATCTTTGAGCATACGGACCTTTTAGGGGAGATTTACAGACGTTTTGAACGCTTAAAGGTGCCCGTAGTGGCTGCCATTAACGGAGCTGCCTTGGGCAGTGGATTCGAATTGGTCTTAGCTTGTCATTATCGCATAGCCTTGGATCATCCAAGGACCTTATTGGGTTTACCTGAGCTATCCCTGGGGATGATTCCAGGTGGCGGGGGCATCATTCGCCTGATGTGGATGTTGGGCCTAGAGGAAGCCTATAAATTTATTAGTAGCAGTCGACTCATACACGTTAAAGAGGCTCTACAAAGGGGCATTATTGATGAGGCCGTAGAGCGGCCCGAAGATTTGATTCGGCATGCTAAGCGCTGGATTCTCTCTTCGCCTTGCATTGAAAAGCCTTGGGATGCCGAAGACCGCATTGCCAAGGAAAGCAACCCCAAGCATCCTAAAACAGCCGAACGAATTGCTAAACTCAGTAGTGAGTTGATTGCCAAAACCCGCAACAACTACCCTGCGCTTTTGTCGCTGCTCAACTGTATGGCTGAAGGGGCCTCTGTTGACTTTGATGCGGCCACCCGAATCAATGCCCGTTACTTTACGGCTATGATTATGAGTAAAAATTGCCGCAATCAGACCAAGGCCTTTTGGTATGATCTAAATAAAATCAAGCAAGGGATGAGTCGCCCTAAGGGCTTTGGTCGCTTTAGGGCCCGAAAAATTGGCGTCATTGGGGCTGGACAAATGGGATCGGGCATTGCCTATGTGGCCGCTATGCAGGGTATAGAAGTTTTGCTTAGAGATGTGAGCAAACGCCTAGCTGAGCAAGGAAAGAACAATGCGAGAGAGAAACTTAGCCGCCTAGAGAAAAGTGGGAAGATGACAACAGAGCAGGCCCAGGAGATTCTGGACCGCATACAGACCACAAGTGATATGCGCGAGATGGAAGACTGTGATCTGGTCATTGAAGCCGTCTTTGAGAACAGGGCTTTGAAACAGCGGATCATTAAAGAGGTAGAGTTAGAGATGCAGCAGCATAGCTTCCTAGCCACCAATACTGCTTCTTTGCAGGTATCGGATTTGGCTGAGGCGAGCATACAGCCTGAAAACTATATTGGGATGCATTTCTTTTCGCCCTTGGCACGTATTCCCTTAGTAGAAATCATTGTGGGCAAAAAAACGGCAGATGAAACGGTAGCTAGGGCCTTCGACTTTGTATTGCAATTGCGCAAAACCCCCATCATTGTGCAAGATCGTCCCGCCTTTTTTGTTTCTCGGGTAGCCAGTACCTACTTTATGGAAGGCATTTTACTGCTAAAAGAAGGGCAAGGACCAGCAGCCATAGAAAATGCGGGTTTGCAGGCGGGGATGCCCATGGGGCCCTTAGCCTTTGCCGATAATTTGGGCTTTAAGTACATTATCTCTGCGGAGGAACAGGCCGCACAGCAGCTAGATGGCCGCTATCAGGCCTCTCCAGCAATTGCTGTTTTACAAGAGATGCTGGTCCAAGAGCGTTATGGGAAAGCCCGCAATGGTGGTTTTTATAACTACAAAGAAGAACCCGCCCGCTTGTGGCCTGCCCTCAAAGAGAACTTTCCCTTGGCCCAGGAACAGCTACAGCCTAAAGATTTGCAAGATCGTCTGCTCTTTATTCAGTGCTTAGAGGCGGTACGCTGCCTAGAAGAAGGCGTTATTCAGAATAGTTATGATGCAAACTTGGGCAGTATTTACGGTTGGGGCTTTGCTCCTTTTAAGGGAGGAGTCATCCAATTTATCAATGATTATGGTTTGCGGGAATTTGTTGCTCGAGCAGAGGTCTTGGCCCAGCGTTTTGGTCCCCGTTTTAAGCCATCGGCTACCTTATTGGAGATGGCTGAGCAGGATACCAATTTTCTCTAA
- a CDS encoding WYL domain-containing protein translates to MKSNSALHLNLHHAISQQLLVAFRYNDQDDWRVVEPFCLGLSSANNWSLRAFQRSGPSGSKTDWKLFNLDKAQDLRVLSQQFSADLRKKYRIGDKQMQTIFRQLY, encoded by the coding sequence ATGAAATCGAACAGCGCATTGCATCTCAACCTACACCATGCTATTTCTCAGCAACTTCTAGTGGCTTTTCGTTACAACGATCAGGACGATTGGCGGGTGGTCGAACCTTTTTGTTTGGGCCTTAGCTCGGCTAATAATTGGAGCCTAAGAGCATTTCAGCGCTCTGGCCCTTCTGGCTCCAAAACCGACTGGAAACTTTTCAATTTGGATAAGGCACAAGACCTGCGGGTACTTAGCCAGCAGTTCTCTGCCGATTTGCGCAAAAAATACCGCATTGGCGATAAGCAGATGCAAACGATTTTCCGACAACTTTACTAA
- the trhO gene encoding oxygen-dependent tRNA uridine(34) hydroxylase TrhO produces MYQTLLYYKYAHLEDAEEMAPKHLQFCKDLGILGRIIIANEGLNGTISGTPEQCQAYMDYVESDPRLQGIHWKIDDVEELSFVKMHVRYKAEIVNSGLFDSVDPTKETGKHLQPAEFKALKDQEDVVVIDMRSNYEHKLGRFKGAITMDIDNFREFPEKIKEMDHLKDKKVLTYCTGGIKCEKASAYLIQQGFQDVYQLHGGIINYGKEVGGEDFEGDCYVFDGRVHVPVNTVNPSVISRCYNCGEKTTRMVNCCNAHCNDHFVQCERCSQEMAGACSVQCKESDYARPYNEKGFYRKQLCED; encoded by the coding sequence ATGTATCAAACTTTGTTGTACTACAAGTACGCCCATCTAGAAGATGCGGAAGAAATGGCGCCTAAACACCTCCAATTTTGTAAGGATTTAGGCATTTTGGGCCGCATTATTATTGCCAATGAGGGGTTGAATGGAACGATCTCGGGAACGCCAGAGCAATGCCAGGCTTATATGGATTATGTAGAATCTGATCCCCGCCTGCAAGGCATTCATTGGAAAATTGACGATGTGGAGGAGCTTTCTTTTGTTAAGATGCACGTTCGCTACAAGGCAGAAATTGTAAACTCTGGCCTTTTTGATAGCGTAGATCCTACAAAAGAGACGGGAAAGCACCTACAGCCTGCCGAATTTAAGGCCCTAAAGGACCAAGAAGATGTGGTAGTGATTGATATGCGATCTAATTATGAGCACAAGCTAGGCCGCTTTAAAGGGGCCATTACGATGGACATTGATAACTTTCGGGAGTTTCCAGAGAAGATCAAGGAAATGGACCATCTGAAAGATAAAAAAGTATTGACCTATTGCACGGGCGGCATCAAATGCGAGAAAGCCTCGGCTTATTTGATCCAGCAGGGTTTTCAGGATGTTTACCAGTTGCATGGGGGCATCATTAACTATGGCAAAGAGGTTGGTGGAGAAGATTTTGAGGGCGATTGCTACGTTTTTGATGGTCGGGTACATGTGCCTGTAAACACGGTAAATCCTTCGGTCATTAGCCGCTGCTACAACTGTGGTGAAAAGACCACGAGAATGGTCAACTGCTGCAATGCGCATTGCAACGATCACTTTGTACAGTGTGAGCGTTGTAGCCAAGAAATGGCAGGAGCCTGTTCGGTCCAATGTAAAGAATCTGACTATGCTCGTCCCTACAACGAAAAGGGCTTTTATAGAAAGCAACTTTGTGAGGATTAG
- a CDS encoding FKBP-type peptidyl-prolyl cis-trans isomerase yields the protein MNYKFFILCLLALPFLTSCEKQSEKDREKILNYIEDNNLNAQEGEDGLFYVIEVEGTGDTATIADNVKVHYEGYLLNGDKFDSSVDRGTPATFPLANVIKGWQIGIPKFKEGGSGKLLIPSALGYGSTGSGSIPANSVLIFDVEVIEVL from the coding sequence ATGAACTACAAATTTTTTATCCTCTGCCTTTTGGCCCTTCCCTTTTTAACTTCCTGCGAAAAGCAATCGGAAAAAGACCGAGAGAAGATCCTCAATTACATTGAGGATAATAATCTGAATGCCCAAGAAGGCGAAGATGGCCTCTTTTATGTCATTGAGGTCGAGGGAACAGGAGATACGGCTACCATTGCCGATAATGTTAAGGTGCATTATGAGGGCTATCTCCTCAATGGAGATAAATTTGACTCTTCTGTTGATCGGGGAACCCCCGCTACTTTTCCCCTAGCCAATGTGATTAAGGGCTGGCAGATAGGAATTCCCAAATTTAAGGAAGGCGGTAGCGGCAAATTGCTGATTCCCTCTGCTCTAGGCTATGGATCCACGGGCAGCGGAAGCATTCCCGCCAATAGCGTCCTCATCTTTGATGTGGAAGTGATTGAGGTGTTATAA
- the pyk gene encoding pyruvate kinase — protein MEISKFQKTKILATIGPASNDYQSLLSLVKAGVDGIRLNFSHGQHEDHKKVFDYVQYINKKYGTNISLLADLQGPKLRVGQIENGKIPLTKGQILTFTAEECLGTAEKVYMSYTDFAKDVKVGEKVLVDDGKVELLVKSSNGKDEVQLEVLYGDFLSSRKGVNLPDTNISQPSLTEKDLRDLDFILSLPFNWIALSFVRKAQDIEDLRKRLKKAKHPARIIAKIEKPEAITNIDEIIAASDGVMVARGDLGVEVPMERLPMLQKMIIRKCIEQACPVIVATQMMDSMIKNPTPTRAEIIDVANAVLDGADTVMLSNETAMGLHPTKVVESMNSIIAQAEEMPTVYNRELTPSDDSESFLSDAICYNACRIAKQVKAKMIIGMTKSGYTGFMVSSYRPEADVVVFSSDEHLIKTLNLVWGTRCYYYDKFTSTDDTIRDVVNILKEKGLLEAGDVIINTGSMPLHERKKTNMLKVTLVQ, from the coding sequence ATGGAAATTTCTAAGTTTCAGAAGACCAAGATTTTGGCCACAATTGGCCCCGCATCCAATGACTATCAAAGCCTATTGAGCTTGGTCAAAGCGGGTGTAGATGGCATTCGGCTCAACTTTTCGCATGGGCAACATGAGGACCACAAAAAGGTCTTTGACTATGTGCAATATATCAATAAAAAATACGGGACCAACATTAGCCTTTTGGCGGATTTGCAGGGGCCCAAACTTCGGGTGGGCCAGATTGAAAACGGTAAAATTCCGCTGACTAAAGGACAAATCTTGACCTTTACTGCTGAGGAATGCCTGGGCACAGCCGAGAAAGTCTATATGAGCTATACGGACTTTGCCAAGGATGTGAAAGTGGGGGAAAAGGTACTAGTAGATGATGGAAAAGTAGAGTTGCTGGTTAAGAGTAGCAATGGTAAAGATGAGGTGCAATTAGAGGTTTTATATGGCGACTTTCTTTCTTCTCGCAAGGGCGTAAATTTGCCTGACACCAATATTTCGCAGCCTTCTTTGACCGAAAAAGACCTGCGTGATTTAGACTTTATCTTGAGCCTACCTTTTAATTGGATTGCCCTTTCTTTTGTCCGCAAAGCCCAAGATATTGAGGATTTGCGCAAGCGCCTAAAGAAAGCCAAGCATCCTGCCCGCATTATTGCCAAGATTGAGAAGCCCGAAGCCATTACCAATATTGATGAAATTATTGCTGCTTCGGATGGGGTTATGGTAGCTCGAGGCGACTTAGGCGTAGAAGTGCCCATGGAGCGCCTGCCTATGTTGCAAAAAATGATTATTCGCAAATGTATTGAGCAGGCTTGTCCCGTTATTGTGGCCACACAGATGATGGACAGCATGATTAAAAACCCCACGCCCACCCGTGCCGAGATTATTGATGTAGCCAATGCCGTTTTGGATGGCGCCGATACGGTTATGCTCAGTAATGAAACGGCTATGGGCTTGCATCCAACCAAGGTGGTAGAATCTATGAATAGCATTATTGCTCAGGCGGAGGAAATGCCCACAGTCTATAATCGCGAACTCACTCCTTCTGATGATTCTGAATCCTTTTTGTCTGATGCAATTTGCTATAATGCCTGCCGAATTGCCAAGCAGGTAAAAGCCAAGATGATTATTGGGATGACCAAATCGGGTTATACGGGCTTTATGGTCTCTAGTTACCGCCCAGAAGCTGATGTGGTGGTTTTCTCTTCGGATGAGCATTTGATTAAGACCCTCAACTTGGTTTGGGGCACTCGTTGCTACTATTATGATAAGTTTACGAGCACCGATGATACCATCCGAGATGTAGTGAATATCCTCAAGGAAAAAGGCTTGCTCGAAGCCGGAGATGTGATTATCAATACGGGCTCTATGCCGCTGCATGAGCGGAAAAAGACCAATATGTTGAAAGTGACTTTGGTGCAGTAG